In one Tessaracoccus palaemonis genomic region, the following are encoded:
- the mptB gene encoding polyprenol phosphomannose-dependent alpha 1,6 mannosyltransferase MptB produces MRSLATRAWEDLRLAASTRAVWVGFLGSLGILLGSLSPAYLPQASPIWDVLRDLGIDGATTKWVGTIATLVGLSLLLESWFRLRPARRRAAGAPQLRHWAVLAIISAPMLVGPPIFSHDAYSYAAHGWLIHNGLNPYQVGPGILPGYFADQVAWVWRETTAPYGPLALWMSHGIVILAGFDPYLSAVLMRVPALIGVILIGVTVPRIAKRVGVDPAAASWFAVLNPILVIDFIGGAHNDAQMTGLMLAGILVTMKMRRWWLGAILVGVAASIKQPAFLVAVALPFLVAPWTSWRPRAVAWAALRALSSLAVAVAVFAAISVVSGLGFGWINAINVPGMVDTVSPFTVVGYLIQFPVNWITGDPTGRAAVVALKGIGSVMSVLGIVHFAYRHLGRRPLHFLSYSFIWFALCVPALHSWYLLWGAVLLPMTKPSTRALRGAIVATVVLLGFNAMNFGIRNGAWMMVLILFGAAYWTMHTHELSQPMDAGGDGPRPREKDQSPTA; encoded by the coding sequence GTGCGTAGCCTCGCGACCCGGGCGTGGGAGGACCTGAGGCTTGCCGCCTCGACCCGCGCGGTGTGGGTCGGTTTCCTCGGCAGCCTCGGCATCCTTCTCGGATCGCTGAGCCCCGCGTACCTGCCGCAGGCCTCGCCCATCTGGGATGTGCTGCGTGACCTCGGCATCGACGGCGCCACCACCAAGTGGGTCGGCACGATCGCGACGCTCGTCGGCCTGTCGCTGCTGCTGGAGTCCTGGTTCCGGCTGCGCCCCGCGCGGCGGCGGGCGGCCGGCGCGCCGCAGCTGCGCCACTGGGCGGTGCTGGCCATCATCTCGGCTCCGATGCTGGTCGGGCCGCCGATCTTCTCGCACGACGCCTACTCGTATGCCGCCCACGGCTGGCTGATCCACAACGGGCTGAACCCCTACCAGGTAGGGCCCGGCATCCTGCCCGGCTACTTCGCGGACCAGGTCGCCTGGGTGTGGCGTGAGACGACCGCCCCCTACGGCCCGCTCGCGCTGTGGATGAGCCACGGCATCGTGATCCTCGCCGGCTTCGACCCCTACCTGTCTGCCGTGCTGATGCGTGTGCCGGCGCTGATCGGGGTCATCCTGATCGGCGTCACGGTCCCGCGGATCGCCAAGCGCGTGGGCGTCGACCCCGCGGCGGCGAGCTGGTTCGCCGTCCTCAACCCCATCCTGGTCATCGACTTCATCGGCGGCGCACACAACGACGCGCAGATGACCGGGCTGATGCTGGCGGGCATCCTCGTCACGATGAAGATGCGCCGCTGGTGGCTGGGCGCGATCCTGGTCGGCGTCGCCGCCTCCATCAAGCAGCCGGCCTTCCTGGTGGCCGTAGCGCTGCCGTTCCTCGTCGCACCCTGGACGTCCTGGCGGCCCCGCGCCGTCGCGTGGGCCGCGCTGCGGGCCCTGTCGTCGCTGGCGGTCGCGGTGGCCGTGTTCGCCGCGATCTCGGTGGTCTCGGGGCTCGGTTTCGGGTGGATCAACGCCATCAACGTGCCCGGCATGGTCGACACGGTCTCCCCGTTCACGGTCGTCGGCTACCTGATCCAGTTCCCCGTCAACTGGATCACCGGCGACCCGACGGGCCGCGCCGCCGTCGTGGCGCTCAAGGGCATCGGCTCGGTGATGTCGGTGCTCGGCATCGTGCACTTCGCCTATCGGCACCTCGGCCGGCGGCCGCTGCACTTCCTGAGCTACTCGTTCATCTGGTTCGCGCTGTGCGTGCCGGCGCTGCACTCCTGGTATCTGCTGTGGGGCGCCGTCCTGCTGCCGATGACGAAGCCGTCGACCCGCGCGCTGCGGGGGGCCATCGTGGCCACCGTCGTGCTGCTCGGGTTCAACGCGATGAACTTCGGCATCCGCAACGGGGCGTGGATGATGGTGCTGATCCTGTTCGGCGCCGCCTACTGGACCATGCACACGCACGAGCTGAGCCAGCCGATGGACGCCGGCGGGGACGGTCCCCGGCCGCGCGAGAAGGATCAGTCGCCGACGGCGTAG
- a CDS encoding NADH-quinone oxidoreductase subunit I, whose protein sequence is MIHGSIQLVEDLCTSCMICARECPTWCISLTSHQEQTIPAPGARPRTHNVLDTFEIDWSLCMYCGVCIEQCPTDALEWAGAHVAPASSLAELAHGRERLGGGGA, encoded by the coding sequence ATGATCCACGGCTCCATCCAGCTCGTCGAGGACCTCTGCACGTCCTGCATGATCTGCGCTCGCGAATGCCCCACGTGGTGCATCTCGCTCACGTCGCATCAGGAGCAGACGATCCCTGCCCCCGGCGCCCGACCCCGCACCCACAACGTGCTCGACACGTTCGAGATCGACTGGTCGCTGTGCATGTACTGCGGCGTCTGTATCGAGCAGTGCCCTACGGACGCACTGGAGTGGGCGGGCGCCCACGTCGCCCCCGCATCCTCGCTCGCTGAACTTGCCCACGGCAGGGAGCGGCTCGGCGGAGGCGGTGCGTAG
- a CDS encoding NADH-quinone oxidoreductase subunit C encodes MSWVERVESARADGHTFLLDLTAVDEVGSSDEIRVIARLLDPVGGGIVTLDEAVDRGDARLPSIAHLLPAAGWLQRQVHDLFGVTFDGADNRPLIYHGDVAAPLRKDVLLEQRQTTSWPGGLEPGERGSSPSRRKLVPPGVPDPAVLAAPDSTAADIAVSATGARVRRSR; translated from the coding sequence ATGAGCTGGGTCGAGCGCGTCGAATCGGCGCGGGCCGACGGCCACACCTTCCTGCTGGACCTCACCGCGGTCGACGAGGTGGGCTCCTCCGATGAGATCCGCGTCATCGCACGCCTCCTCGACCCCGTCGGCGGCGGGATCGTCACCCTCGACGAGGCCGTGGACCGTGGCGACGCGAGGCTGCCGTCGATCGCGCACCTCCTCCCGGCGGCGGGGTGGCTGCAACGACAGGTGCACGACCTCTTCGGCGTGACATTCGACGGCGCTGACAACCGGCCACTGATCTACCACGGCGACGTCGCGGCCCCCCTGCGCAAGGACGTGCTGCTGGAGCAGCGGCAGACCACGAGCTGGCCCGGAGGCCTGGAGCCTGGCGAGCGCGGCAGCTCGCCCAGCCGACGCAAGCTCGTACCGCCGGGCGTCCCCGATCCCGCCGTGCTGGCTGCGCCGGACTCCACGGCGGCGGACATCGCGGTGTCCGCGACGGGTGCCCGCGTCCGGAGGTCACGATGA
- a CDS encoding NADH-quinone oxidoreductase subunit B codes for MAVARDWFDDGSVFVVDVPLACCALETQAAERDRPGIDPASVPDGATLVVTLSGTITEPVVPAIRHTLDSLPRRPVVVAFGACACIGGPYWDSYAVVRGAESFVDVDHFIAGCPPPPSALDGLLDDLRRQRADA; via the coding sequence ATGGCAGTGGCACGCGACTGGTTCGACGACGGCAGCGTCTTCGTCGTCGACGTCCCGCTGGCCTGCTGCGCGCTGGAGACGCAGGCTGCGGAGAGGGACCGGCCCGGCATCGACCCGGCCTCGGTCCCCGACGGCGCGACGCTGGTCGTGACGCTGTCCGGCACCATCACCGAGCCGGTGGTCCCTGCCATCCGGCACACTCTCGACAGCCTGCCCCGGCGCCCCGTCGTCGTGGCCTTCGGGGCCTGCGCCTGCATCGGCGGGCCCTACTGGGACTCGTACGCGGTGGTGCGCGGCGCCGAGTCCTTCGTGGATGTCGACCACTTCATCGCCGGCTGCCCGCCGCCGCCGTCCGCGCTCGACGGGCTCCTGGACGACCTCCGCAGGCAGAGGGCCGACGCATGA
- a CDS encoding DEAD/DEAH box helicase yields the protein MMNTPSWVSDVTDAELNRRFGAATVARGRQYASLGRVSAVRCSGPVATASVRGSGYRSYHTTVVGGDGADTLVATCSCPVRSDCKHAVAVILALRSPGSRPEQGWQQVLAPFASARDEGSPLALLVSEEGPNLVLRPLRPGARDAWVRAGASWADVAGARTGFLESQRAPIAELHEARDPGSFAMRSDVIAVGDLLPSAWQSLQRAVEAGVVLVAGTSASGRDLPEPVLATSPLRPLVDVERDGEDLTVRALIDWDGTRIELPRKGLLGRRAHGAWFVHHDALVLGPFAGPLSPAVQGLFQHGTVRVPGADIDEFAVGYLPRVRRTVDVAVGEGIDLPAAHPPRLLCRVDFRERSAHVHWGFVYRLGERVQEVGLSGTDERAPRDPVAERSLIASVPAGAWVETSPAGPQLRPAFLTGRALIDFVTDALPELRSRDEVDVQLNREPPEFRRAEDEAVVHLAVTESSVGDWFDLGVDVRVGEERVPLADLIAALTAGDDHLMLSSGTWFPLDQPELAELRALVEEARLLVDSDGDTFRLRPEHAGLWEELEELGVVTGQADSWRQAVSALLDPESLPAIEVPAGLQAELRPYQDTGFQWLSFLLSSRLGGILADEMGLGKTLQSLALILSAKDRGELDGPVLVVAPTSVIGTWVSEAARFTPGLRTVAVTATKAKRGTDLADEVAGADIVVTSYTLLRLEADHYRAVEWGGVLLDEAQFVKNHASKAYQAVRKLRARVKIALTGTPLENNLMDLWSLLSITAPGLFPDPKAFTTAYRRPIEGGDTDSLARLHRRIRPLILRRTKAAVAEELPPKQEQVVPVELSPAHRRTYERHLARERQKVLGLVGDLGRNRITILRSLTLLRQLSLSPALVDENQPAVSAKIDALVEMLDEIVAEGHRALVFSQFTSFLALVKERFDEESIAYEYLDGSTRDRAATIDGFRNGEAPVFLISLKAGGFGLTLTEADYVFILDPWWNPAAENQAIDRTHRIGQDKRVNVYRLVSQDTIEEKVVALQQAKRHLFDSVVGTGSDTAAPLSASDIVGLLEP from the coding sequence ATGATGAACACCCCCTCCTGGGTCTCCGACGTGACCGACGCAGAGCTCAACCGTCGCTTCGGCGCGGCCACCGTGGCCCGAGGCCGCCAGTACGCCAGCCTGGGCAGGGTCAGCGCCGTCCGCTGCTCGGGCCCGGTGGCGACCGCCTCCGTACGGGGCAGCGGGTACCGCAGCTATCACACGACGGTGGTGGGCGGCGACGGCGCCGACACTCTCGTGGCGACCTGCAGCTGCCCGGTGCGCAGCGACTGTAAGCACGCCGTCGCGGTCATCCTCGCCCTCCGATCCCCCGGCTCGCGCCCCGAGCAGGGCTGGCAGCAGGTGCTGGCGCCGTTCGCCTCGGCCCGTGACGAGGGGTCGCCACTGGCCCTGCTCGTGTCCGAGGAGGGGCCGAACCTGGTTCTGCGGCCGCTGCGGCCGGGGGCCCGCGACGCCTGGGTCCGCGCCGGGGCCTCCTGGGCGGATGTCGCGGGCGCACGCACCGGATTCCTCGAGTCCCAGCGTGCCCCGATCGCGGAGCTGCACGAGGCAAGGGACCCTGGCTCCTTCGCCATGCGCTCCGACGTCATCGCGGTCGGGGACCTGCTGCCCAGCGCCTGGCAGTCGCTGCAGCGCGCCGTCGAGGCGGGCGTTGTGCTGGTGGCCGGCACCTCCGCGTCCGGGCGCGACCTGCCGGAGCCGGTGCTGGCGACCTCCCCGCTCCGCCCGCTGGTCGACGTGGAGCGCGACGGCGAAGACCTGACGGTGCGGGCACTGATCGACTGGGACGGCACCCGCATCGAGTTGCCACGCAAGGGCCTGCTCGGCCGCCGGGCGCACGGTGCCTGGTTCGTGCATCACGACGCTCTGGTCCTCGGCCCGTTCGCAGGCCCCCTCTCCCCCGCCGTGCAGGGCCTGTTCCAGCACGGAACGGTGCGGGTCCCCGGCGCAGACATCGACGAGTTCGCCGTCGGCTACCTGCCCCGGGTGCGCCGCACCGTCGACGTCGCGGTCGGCGAGGGCATCGACCTGCCGGCGGCCCATCCCCCGAGGCTCCTGTGTCGCGTCGACTTCCGCGAGAGGTCGGCGCATGTGCACTGGGGCTTCGTCTACCGGCTGGGCGAGCGCGTCCAGGAGGTCGGCCTGTCGGGGACCGACGAGCGGGCGCCACGCGACCCTGTCGCAGAGCGGTCCCTGATCGCCTCCGTGCCCGCCGGCGCGTGGGTCGAGACGTCGCCGGCCGGCCCGCAGCTTCGCCCGGCTTTCCTGACCGGACGCGCGCTGATCGACTTCGTCACTGACGCGCTGCCCGAGCTCAGGTCGCGCGACGAGGTCGACGTGCAGCTCAACCGCGAGCCTCCCGAGTTCCGCCGGGCCGAGGATGAGGCCGTCGTCCACCTGGCCGTCACCGAGTCGAGCGTCGGCGACTGGTTCGATCTCGGCGTCGACGTCCGCGTCGGCGAGGAGCGCGTGCCTCTTGCCGACCTCATCGCGGCGCTGACCGCCGGCGACGACCATCTGATGCTGTCGTCCGGCACGTGGTTCCCGTTGGACCAGCCCGAGCTGGCGGAGCTGCGCGCCCTCGTGGAGGAGGCCAGACTGCTCGTCGACTCCGACGGCGACACGTTCCGGCTCCGGCCGGAGCATGCCGGGCTCTGGGAGGAACTCGAGGAGCTCGGAGTCGTCACAGGGCAGGCGGACTCGTGGCGGCAGGCGGTGTCCGCGCTGCTGGATCCCGAGTCGCTGCCGGCCATCGAGGTGCCCGCCGGCCTCCAGGCTGAGCTCCGCCCGTATCAGGACACCGGATTCCAGTGGCTGAGCTTCCTGTTGTCCTCGCGGCTCGGCGGCATCCTCGCCGACGAGATGGGCCTGGGCAAGACCCTCCAGTCGCTCGCCCTCATCCTGTCGGCGAAGGACCGCGGCGAGCTGGACGGCCCCGTCCTGGTCGTCGCCCCGACGTCGGTCATCGGCACCTGGGTCTCGGAGGCAGCACGATTCACACCCGGGTTGAGGACGGTGGCTGTCACCGCCACGAAGGCCAAGCGGGGCACCGACCTGGCCGACGAGGTGGCCGGCGCCGACATCGTCGTCACGTCCTACACGCTGCTGCGGTTGGAGGCCGACCACTACCGCGCCGTCGAGTGGGGCGGGGTGCTGCTGGACGAGGCCCAGTTCGTCAAGAACCACGCCTCCAAGGCGTACCAGGCGGTGCGCAAGCTGCGGGCCCGCGTGAAGATCGCACTGACCGGCACACCGCTGGAGAACAACCTGATGGACCTGTGGTCGCTGCTGTCGATCACCGCTCCTGGCCTGTTCCCGGATCCCAAGGCGTTCACCACCGCGTACCGCCGCCCGATCGAGGGCGGCGACACCGACTCGCTGGCGCGCCTCCACCGTCGGATCCGGCCGCTGATCCTACGACGCACGAAGGCTGCGGTCGCGGAGGAACTGCCTCCGAAGCAGGAGCAGGTCGTGCCCGTCGAGCTCAGCCCGGCGCACCGCCGCACCTACGAAAGGCACCTTGCCCGCGAGCGACAGAAGGTGCTTGGCCTGGTCGGCGACCTCGGCCGCAACCGCATCACCATCCTTCGCTCGCTGACGCTGCTCAGGCAGCTCAGCCTCTCCCCCGCGCTGGTCGACGAGAATCAGCCGGCCGTGTCCGCGAAGATCGACGCCCTCGTCGAGATGCTCGACGAGATCGTCGCCGAGGGGCACCGCGCGCTGGTCTTCTCGCAGTTCACCAGCTTCCTCGCCCTCGTCAAGGAACGCTTCGACGAGGAGTCCATCGCCTACGAGTACCTCGACGGCAGCACCCGCGACCGGGCCGCGACCATCGACGGATTCCGCAACGGCGAGGCGCCCGTGTTCCTCATCTCACTGAAGGCCGGCGGCTTCGGCCTCACGCTGACGGAGGCGGACTACGTCTTCATCCTGGACCCGTGGTGGAACCCGGCCGCGGAGAACCAGGCCATCGACCGGACCCACCGCATCGGCCAGGACAAGCGCGTCAACGTGTACCGGCTCGTCTCGCAAGACACCATCGAGGAGAAGGTCGTCGCGCTGCAGCAGGCCAAGCGGCACCTGTTCGACTCGGTGGTGGGCACCGGATCCGACACCGCGGCACCGCTGTCGGCCAGCGACATCGTGGGGCTACTGGAGCCCTGA
- a CDS encoding 2-oxoacid:acceptor oxidoreductase subunit alpha yields MGQTPTIRHTKVLFHVPQQLSLPRVVIRFAGDSGDGMQLTGDRFTAETASFGNDIATLPNFPAEIRAPQGTLPGVSSFQLHFANFDIVTPGDVPDVLVAMNPAALKANLKDLPRGGVIIVDTADFTKRNLAKIGWDANPLDDGTLEAYSVHAFDLTGLATGAVAGFDLTRKDASRTKNMFALGLLSWLYSRPVDGTLEFLAEKFAGKPVIRDANVAAFKAGYAFGETTEHFEVQYHVDPAPMPKGRYRQISGNVATAYGLMAGAYKAGMQLFLGSYPITPASDILHELSKRKDVGVMTFQAEDEIAGIGSALGASFAGALGVTTTSGPGMSLKSEALGLGIMTELPLVVVDVQRSGPSTGMPTKTEQADLLQALWGRNGEAPLPVLAAKSASDCFDTAVEACRMAVKYRTPVIMLTDGYLANGAEPWKIPDLEAIEPIEPNFATAHNATNAKGAPSFEPYRRDPETLARAWAIPGTPELEHRIGGLEKGDLHGEISYDPENHERMTRLRQAKIDGIVADVPDVEVDDPSGEARVLVLGWGSTYGPITASTRRLRQTGRNVATAHLRHLNPMPANLGEVLAAYDKVVVPEMNLGQLATVLRARYLTEVSSYSRVRGLPISITELEADLIAEIDALGKEN; encoded by the coding sequence ATGGGCCAGACGCCCACCATTCGACACACGAAGGTCTTGTTTCACGTGCCACAGCAGCTCTCCCTCCCCAGGGTTGTCATCCGCTTCGCCGGCGATTCAGGCGACGGAATGCAGCTCACCGGCGATCGATTCACGGCGGAGACCGCGAGTTTCGGCAACGACATCGCGACGCTGCCCAACTTCCCCGCCGAGATCCGGGCACCACAGGGCACCCTGCCCGGCGTGAGCAGCTTCCAGCTGCACTTCGCCAACTTCGACATCGTGACCCCAGGTGACGTGCCCGACGTGCTGGTGGCCATGAACCCCGCCGCGCTGAAGGCGAACCTGAAGGACCTGCCACGCGGCGGCGTGATCATCGTCGACACGGCGGACTTCACGAAGCGCAACCTCGCCAAGATCGGCTGGGACGCCAACCCGCTCGACGACGGCACGCTGGAGGCCTACTCGGTGCACGCGTTCGACCTGACCGGGCTCGCCACGGGTGCCGTCGCGGGATTCGACCTCACCCGTAAGGACGCGTCGCGCACGAAGAACATGTTCGCGCTCGGCCTGCTCAGCTGGCTGTACTCGCGCCCCGTCGATGGCACGCTCGAGTTCCTGGCCGAGAAGTTCGCCGGCAAGCCCGTCATCCGCGACGCGAACGTCGCCGCCTTCAAGGCCGGCTACGCGTTCGGTGAGACCACCGAGCACTTCGAGGTGCAGTACCACGTCGACCCCGCCCCGATGCCGAAGGGTCGCTACCGCCAGATCTCCGGCAACGTCGCGACGGCCTACGGCCTGATGGCCGGCGCCTACAAGGCGGGCATGCAGCTGTTCCTCGGCTCCTACCCCATCACCCCCGCCTCGGACATCCTCCATGAGCTGTCCAAGCGCAAGGACGTCGGCGTCATGACGTTCCAGGCGGAGGATGAGATCGCCGGCATCGGCTCCGCGCTGGGTGCCTCCTTCGCCGGCGCCCTTGGCGTGACCACCACGTCCGGCCCCGGCATGTCGCTGAAGAGCGAGGCTCTCGGGCTCGGCATCATGACCGAGCTGCCGCTGGTCGTCGTCGACGTGCAGCGCTCCGGCCCGTCGACGGGCATGCCCACGAAGACCGAGCAGGCCGACCTGCTGCAGGCCCTGTGGGGTCGCAACGGCGAGGCTCCGCTCCCGGTGCTGGCCGCGAAGTCGGCCTCCGACTGCTTCGACACCGCGGTGGAGGCCTGCCGCATGGCCGTGAAGTACCGCACGCCGGTCATCATGCTGACCGACGGCTACCTCGCCAACGGCGCCGAGCCGTGGAAGATCCCGGATCTGGAGGCCATCGAGCCGATCGAGCCGAACTTCGCCACGGCCCACAACGCCACCAACGCGAAGGGCGCCCCGTCGTTCGAGCCGTACCGGCGTGACCCCGAGACCCTGGCGCGCGCCTGGGCGATCCCCGGCACCCCCGAGCTTGAGCACCGCATCGGCGGCCTGGAGAAGGGCGACCTGCACGGCGAGATCTCCTACGACCCGGAGAACCACGAGCGCATGACGCGACTTCGTCAGGCGAAGATCGACGGCATCGTCGCGGACGTGCCGGATGTGGAGGTCGACGACCCCAGCGGCGAGGCCCGCGTGCTCGTGCTCGGCTGGGGATCGACCTACGGCCCCATCACCGCGTCGACGCGCCGCCTGCGCCAGACGGGCCGCAACGTCGCCACCGCGCACCTGCGTCACCTCAACCCGATGCCCGCCAACCTCGGCGAGGTGCTCGCGGCCTACGACAAGGTCGTGGTGCCCGAGATGAACCTCGGCCAGCTCGCCACGGTGCTGCGCGCCCGCTACCTGACCGAAGTGTCCAGCTACTCACGCGTCCGCGGCCTGCCGATCTCCATCACGGAACTCGAGGCCGACCTGATCGCCGAGATCGACGCCCTCGGCAAGGAGAACTGA
- a CDS encoding 2-oxoacid:ferredoxin oxidoreductase subunit beta, producing the protein MTATVNGLARIPLSIEPLSKKDYTSDQEVRWCPGCGDYSVLATFQSMIATLGIKRENSVIVSGIGCSSRFPYYVDSYGMHSIHGRAPAIATGVAVTRPDLNVWVVTGDGDALSIGGNHLMHALRRNVNITILLFNNRIYGLTKGQYSPTSELGKVTKSTPYGSLDTPFNPISLALGAEASFVARAIDSDRKGLTEVLTAATQHRGASLVEIYQNCPIFNDDAFETLKGPEGALIRLRHGEPIVFGDGEYCVIRDPHTGEIRVATTADVEPSAIIVHDETRQDPSQAFALSRLTEPGVLRQAPIGIFRNVERPAYDDLVREQIDAVRADDPGKALAHVIAGNDTWEADER; encoded by the coding sequence ATGACTGCCACCGTCAACGGCCTCGCCCGGATCCCGCTCAGCATCGAGCCGCTCAGCAAGAAGGACTACACCTCGGACCAGGAGGTCCGCTGGTGCCCCGGCTGCGGCGACTACTCCGTGCTCGCCACCTTCCAGTCGATGATCGCCACGCTGGGCATCAAGCGGGAGAACAGCGTCATCGTCTCCGGCATCGGCTGCTCCTCGCGGTTCCCGTACTACGTCGACTCGTACGGCATGCACTCGATCCACGGCCGCGCCCCGGCGATCGCGACCGGGGTCGCCGTGACCCGCCCCGACCTGAACGTGTGGGTCGTCACGGGCGACGGTGACGCGCTGTCGATCGGCGGCAACCACCTGATGCATGCGCTGCGCCGCAACGTGAACATCACGATCCTGCTGTTCAACAACCGGATCTACGGCCTGACGAAGGGCCAGTACTCCCCCACCTCCGAGCTGGGCAAGGTGACCAAGTCGACGCCCTACGGCTCGCTCGACACGCCGTTCAACCCCATCTCGCTGGCGCTGGGCGCCGAAGCGAGCTTCGTCGCCCGTGCCATCGACTCCGACCGCAAGGGCCTGACGGAGGTCCTCACGGCCGCCACGCAGCACCGCGGCGCCTCGCTGGTGGAGATCTACCAGAACTGCCCCATCTTCAACGACGACGCGTTCGAGACCCTCAAGGGCCCCGAGGGTGCGCTCATCCGGCTGCGGCACGGCGAGCCGATCGTCTTCGGCGACGGCGAGTACTGCGTCATCCGAGACCCGCACACCGGCGAGATCCGGGTCGCGACCACGGCCGACGTCGAGCCCTCGGCCATCATCGTGCACGACGAGACGCGCCAGGACCCGTCGCAGGCCTTCGCGCTGTCGCGGCTGACCGAGCCCGGCGTGCTGCGTCAGGCGCCGATCGGCATCTTCCGCAACGTCGAGCGTCCCGCCTACGATGACCTCGTCCGGGAGCAGATCGACGCCGTGCGCGCCGACGACCCGGGCAAGGCGCTGGCGCACGTCATCGCCGGCAACGACACCTGGGAGGCCGACGAGCGATGA
- a CDS encoding M13 family metallopeptidase — MTQAIDFANADPAVRPQDDLFRHVNGTWLATAKIDPDQSSAGGFIDLRDRSEADVHALIEEQPLGDPTTDAGRIAALFASFMDEARVEELGAAPLAPIFQAIDAIDSPSALARHLGWSLRHGLSPLVALYEEVDPGDPTHYTAFLTQAGLGLPDESYYRLDEHAEIRGKYLAHLTRVFGLAGFEDAAEQAATVLDLETRIAAHHWDRVRLRDLKASYNPTAYDDVVAQSPGFAWQAYLEGAELPRDRFDVLVVSQPSFIAGIAPLVANAPLDAWRSWARWKAISALSAYLSSPFVDARFDFYEKTLSGNEEQRPRWKRGVSFVEAVVGEAVGQSYVARHFQSEKKEAMEKLVAKLLEAYRDSITKLGWMTEETRAEALRKLSKFTPKIGYPTKWRDYSALTVSADDLVGNVLAANSFELDWTLSRIGQPVDLTEWQMYPQTVNAYYHPLRNEIVFPAAILQPPFFNADADDAVNYGAIGAVIGHEIGHGFDDKGSTCDGDGKLRDWWQPADREAFEQLTSRLVGQYEGLEPEGVTGTTGVNGKLTLGENIGDLGGLGIAYDAWLLAGGQPDGEPIDGLTPAQRFFIGWAQAWRGKRRPEAAKVLLTTDPHSPSEFRCNKIVRNLDAFFDAFGVTEADALWLAPEDRVTIW, encoded by the coding sequence ATGACACAAGCCATCGACTTCGCCAACGCCGACCCCGCCGTCCGCCCCCAGGACGACCTGTTCCGCCACGTCAACGGGACATGGCTCGCGACGGCGAAGATCGACCCGGACCAGAGCTCGGCCGGCGGGTTCATCGACCTGCGGGACAGGTCGGAGGCCGATGTCCACGCGCTGATCGAAGAGCAGCCCCTCGGAGACCCGACCACCGACGCCGGGCGGATCGCCGCCCTGTTCGCGTCGTTCATGGACGAGGCGCGCGTCGAGGAGCTCGGCGCCGCGCCGCTGGCCCCGATCTTCCAGGCCATCGACGCGATCGACTCACCGTCGGCGCTGGCCCGTCACCTCGGCTGGTCGCTGAGGCACGGCCTCAGCCCGCTCGTGGCGCTGTACGAGGAGGTCGACCCCGGCGACCCCACCCACTACACCGCCTTCCTGACGCAGGCCGGCCTCGGCCTCCCGGACGAGAGCTACTACCGCCTCGACGAGCACGCCGAGATTCGGGGGAAGTACCTGGCGCACCTGACCCGCGTGTTCGGGCTGGCCGGGTTCGAGGATGCCGCCGAACAGGCCGCGACGGTGCTGGATCTGGAGACCCGGATCGCCGCCCACCACTGGGACCGCGTCCGTCTCCGCGATCTGAAGGCCAGCTACAACCCGACCGCCTATGACGACGTCGTGGCACAGAGTCCCGGCTTCGCCTGGCAGGCCTACCTGGAGGGTGCCGAGCTGCCGCGCGACCGGTTCGACGTGCTCGTCGTGTCGCAGCCGTCGTTCATCGCGGGCATCGCGCCGCTTGTCGCCAACGCCCCGCTCGACGCCTGGCGCTCGTGGGCCCGCTGGAAGGCCATCTCTGCGCTGTCCGCCTACCTGTCGTCCCCCTTCGTCGACGCCCGCTTCGACTTCTACGAGAAGACGCTGTCCGGCAACGAGGAACAGCGCCCGCGCTGGAAGCGCGGCGTGAGCTTCGTCGAGGCCGTCGTCGGCGAGGCCGTGGGCCAGAGTTACGTCGCCCGCCACTTCCAGAGCGAGAAGAAGGAGGCGATGGAGAAGCTCGTCGCCAAGCTGCTCGAGGCCTACCGCGACTCCATCACCAAGCTCGGCTGGATGACCGAGGAGACCCGCGCCGAGGCGCTGCGGAAGCTGTCGAAGTTCACGCCGAAGATCGGGTACCCCACGAAGTGGCGCGACTACTCGGCGCTGACAGTCTCCGCCGACGACCTCGTCGGCAACGTGCTGGCCGCCAACTCGTTCGAGCTCGACTGGACGCTGTCGCGCATCGGGCAGCCCGTCGACCTGACCGAGTGGCAGATGTACCCGCAGACGGTCAACGCGTACTACCACCCGCTGCGCAACGAGATCGTCTTCCCCGCCGCCATCCTGCAGCCGCCGTTCTTCAACGCCGACGCCGACGACGCCGTGAACTACGGCGCCATCGGCGCCGTGATCGGCCACGAGATCGGCCACGGCTTCGACGACAAGGGCTCGACCTGCGACGGCGATGGGAAGCTCCGCGACTGGTGGCAGCCCGCCGACCGTGAGGCCTTCGAGCAGCTCACCAGCCGCCTCGTCGGCCAGTACGAGGGCCTCGAGCCGGAGGGCGTCACCGGCACCACCGGCGTCAACGGCAAGCTGACGCTCGGCGAGAACATCGGCGACCTCGGCGGCCTCGGCATCGCCTACGACGCCTGGCTGCTGGCCGGCGGCCAGCCCGACGGCGAGCCGATCGACGGCCTGACCCCGGCGCAGCGCTTCTTCATCGGCTGGGCTCAGGCCTGGCGTGGCAAGCGCCGGCCCGAGGCCGCCAAGGTGCTGCTGACCACCGACCCGCACTCGCCGTCGGAGTTCCGCTGCAACAAGATCGTGCGGAACCTGGACGCGTTCTTCGACGCCTTCGGCGTCACGGAGGCAGACGCCCTGTGGCTGGCCCCCGAGGACCGCGTCACCATCTGGTGA